One region of Dysidea avara chromosome 1, odDysAvar1.4, whole genome shotgun sequence genomic DNA includes:
- the LOC136237373 gene encoding titin homolog, giving the protein MDKALDKVESGVTKARDKIDSIGEKTKEQFQNWKRVLSGALNDPQLILGLSILFCFYVFLTGFNSIVGGNSREENSSTCRCPILHRVYYRSVIIIGLFIWFVGFVVLTIWDAYKFWRFKDRARHPEKYQTKVSSQSSETQEHATSFLERTIDSVEAGAQAAMKIPVKSMLTKTLDIIDDGVETLQVVDDGIKQMKENPIDTILTKTMASVNNAVTRKLEVLQDGSAETDNDDDDDDNDDDNAESKPTMLQKATELIDMARQDSILSKVVKPLEEKVEAAKQTAAGSLLTDLAASGAKVIQENPADVMLTKAMEVVDDKTQPNQASSILAKSVEFVAAVKENPSEALLAASVGVADNIISKQMQNSDKTQQKANRSMLSTALDLAEAGMEAAREDPVELLSSKAMELAVSAVESNPTTSSMLDKATELVSTVKENPTETAMDAVDAMVSNQGPPELSLQGMLENAVQLQNTPLPKNDVSKRLMNKTDTSAARNFTNTATLNKSTLSGSMKKMQLIEFEESLPKKKRSSNAKGKAKKSQTRTLSSADRKTLQRLKHYENFLWLEFYKVYSVGAAIEDDSHTLPAFVDILGDAENGTNTGDESNVESEAQPLLQASSYDGAAELPTIVIEPDFSDEDSDLEDFTQNEDTRVAKSSGKAKSTKLNAKHEVTDTTTKVTNQKSSIVKHKDATDHKSPATDTKVQSSVVAKEDTNSNSSHLGLTSGSDDDDENKQKGFLGSFVDLRPEGLYTDIDEQDNIVIMAADVTCAGVGFFLYPILVILRLFAQLALVPLLLFQVLGTYSWICVTNDVYCRNDFNQYRLGLDKAALGFTFYCCLLMAILSTAILRWFPCSKSAKSAGANCIM; this is encoded by the exons ATGGATAAAGCGTTAGATAAG GTTGAATCTGGAGTTACCAAAGCAAGAGACAAGATTGACTCCATTGGAGAAAAGACAAAAGAGCAATTCCAAAACTGGAAACGAGTACTTTCCGGGGCTCTGAATGATCCTCAGTTAATTCTTGGTTTGAGTATATTATTTTGCTTTTATGTATTCCTTACTGGTTTCAATTCGATTGTTGGCGGCAATTCTAGGGAAGAAAATTCTTCCACTTGTAGATGTCCCATATTGCACCGAGTCTACTATCGAAGTGTTATCATCATCGGTTTATTCATCTGGTTTGTTGGTTTTGTTGTACTCACAATTTGGGATGCATATAAATTCTGGAGATTCAAAGACAGAGCTAGGCACCCAGAAAAATACCAAACTAAAGTGTCATCGCAATCTTCAGAGACTCAAGAACAtgctacttcatttttagagaGAACAATTGACTCGGTTGAAGCAGGAGCTCAAGCAGCCATGAAGATACCAGTGAAATCGATGCTCACTAAAACTTTGGATATCATAGATGACGGGGTGGAGACTCTGCAAGTAGTCGATGATGGGATTAAGCAGATGAAGGAGAATCCCATAGATACGATACTTACAAAGACAATGGCATCTGTGAACAATGCAGTGACGCGTAAGTTAGAAGTATTGCAAGATGGTAGTGCTGAAACTGAcaatgatgacgatgatgatgacaaCGATGATGACAATGCTGAATCTAAGccaacaatgctgcaaaaaGCAACAGAATTGATAGATATGGCAAGGCAAGATTCTATACTTAGTAAAGTTGTGAAGCCACTTGAAGAAAAAGTAGAAGCAGCCAAGCAAACTGCTGCTGGTTCTCTACTGACAGATTTGGCTGCCAGCGGTGCCAAAGTGATACAGGAAAACCCTGCAGATGTGATGCTTACTAAAGCAATGGAGGTTGTCGATGATAAGACACAACCTAACCAAGCCTCATCAATTCTTGCAAAGTCTGTGGAATTTGTAGCTGCTGTGAAGGAGAACCCTAGTGAAGCCTTACTTGCAGCATCTGTGGGTGTAGCTGACAATATCATATCAAAACAGATGCAGAACTCAGACAAGACACAACAGAAAGCTAACAGATCAATGTTATCAACAGCGCTGGACTTGGCAGAAGCGGGTATGGAAGCAGCTAGGGAAGATCCAGTGGAATTATTGAGTAGTAAAGCAATGGAGCTTGCTGTTTCTGCTGTTGAATCAAACCCGACAACATCATCAATGCTAGACAAGGCAACTGAATTAGTGTCCACGGTTAAGGAAAATCCTACTGAAACAGCAATGGATGCTGTGGATGCCATGGTATCAAATCAAGGCCCACCTGAATTGTCACTACAGGGAATGCTTGAAAATGCAGTTCAGCTGCAGAATACACCACTTCCAAAAAATGACGTATCCAAAAGGTTAATGAATAAAACTGACACCTCAGCAGCAAGAAATTTTACAAATACTGCCACATTAAACAAATCAACACTTTCTGGGTCAATGAAGAAGATGCAGTTAATCGAATTCGAAGAATCGCTACCAAAGAAAAAAAGATCTTCTAATGCTAAAGGTAAAGCTAAAAAATCACAGACCAGAACTCTTTCTTCTGCTGATCGTAAAACACTGCAACGTTTAAAACACTATGAAAACTTTTTATGGCTTGAATTTTACAAGGTGTACTCTGTGGGGGCTGCTATTGAGGATGACAGTCATACACTTCCTGCTTTTGTTGACATTCTTGGAGATGCTGAAAATGGAACAAACACTGGTGATGAGAGTAATGTGGAATCAGAAGCTCAACCATTGTTACAAGCTTCTTCTTATGATGGTGCAGCAGAATTACCCACGATTGTTATCGAACCTGACTTTTCAGATGAAGACTCTGATTTAGAGGATTTTACTCAGAATGAAGATACTAGGGTTGCTAAAAGTTCTGGAAAAGCAAAGAGCACCAAGTTGAATGCAAAGCATGAAGTAACAGACACTACTACAAAGGTTACTAATCAGAAATCTTCCATTGTTAAGCACAAAGATGCAACTGACCATAAATCCCCTGCCACAGATACAaaagtacagagttcagttgtTGCTAAAGAAGATACTAATTCTAATTCCTCACATTTAGGGTTAACATCTggcagtgatgatgatgatgaaaataaACAGAAGGGTTTTCTCGGTTCCTTTGTTGACCTCAGGCCAGAAGGATTGTATACTGACATTGATGAACAAGACAATATTGTGATAATGGCGGCAGATGTGACCTGCGCTGGTGTGGGATTCTTTTTGTATCCCATTCTGGTTATATTGCGGCTATTTGCTCAACTAGCACTAGTACCCTTATTGCTGTTTCAAGTATTAGGCACATACTCCTGGATCTGTGTCACAAATGACGTTTACTGCAGAAATGATTTTAATCAGTATCGGCTTGGATTAGATAAAGCGGCTTTGGGTTTTACCTTTTATTGCTGTTTATTAATGGCAATTTTATCAACTGCAATACTACGATGGTTTCCTTGTTCCAAAAGTGCAAAATCAGCTGGTGCAAACTGTATTATGTAA
- the LOC136237405 gene encoding uncharacterized protein: protein MMLRKKLKTVDKLLQKFVQTTRVQTFCLVDLKVLFIIVSSYSTIETVISGAASREATSDTNSNKLFNLTHRPEHLNLIISSVSDAVLWNCREQSVTNSYYKLLYGLLLSAYLVIILLFAVTRITMILRLRTILGSKLNSLLWQIALVDEMKELFHSHGILRSLKKVVHKPLQSLGIVDDKQNKVQAKHNEALRKFKTYSDHWEMGDEVQINWVISLVPLFEVFVLVIAVTLITTSYDPRPLACVIGPDDGLITYNNETQRVDLNFTDGLRVYQLVAVSVAIVMFILMAALFSILVLFYHRRVVRVIKAKSNQQNIQSDQANPQQQQQQNSHHSTVAFLRQSSSIQVQETDV from the exons ATGATGCTGAGGAAGAAGCTGAAGACAGTTGACAAACTGCTTCAAAAGTTTGTACAGACAACTCGAGTGCAAACATTCTGCCTCGTCGACCTGAAGGTTTTATTCATCATTGTTTCATCCTACAGCACCATAGAGACCGTCATATCTGGCGCAGCTAGTAGGGAAGCAACAAGTGACACTAACAG CAATAAATTGTTCAATCTAACACACCGGCCAGAACATCTAAATCTAATAATCAGCAGTGTGTCAGATGCAGTGTTATGGAACTGCAGGGAACAGTCTGTGACCAATTCCTACTACAAACTTCTCTATGGCTTATTGCTATCAGCATACTTGGTCATCATCTTATTGTTCGCTGTCACAAGGATAACAATGATATTACGACTTCGCACCATACTTGGTAGCAAACTAAACAGTTTGCTATGGCAAATAGCACTTGTGGATGAAATGAAAGAATTGTTCCATAGTCATGGCATTCTTAGATCCTTAAAGAAAGTGGTACATAAACCTTTGCAATCACTGGGAATAGTAGATGACAAGCAAAACAAGGTACAAGCCAAACACAATGAAGCTTTGAGAAAGTTTAAGACCTATTCTGATCATTGGGAGATGGGAGATGAAGTACAAATTAATTGGGTCATCTCACTTGTTCCTCTCTTTGAAGTGTTCGTCCTGGTCATTGCTGTAACACTCATTACTACTTCATATGATCCTCGTCCACTAGCTTGTGTGATAGGTCCTGATGATGGTCTGATAACATACAACAATGAAACACAGAGAGTTGATTTAAACTTTACAGATGGTTTACGTGTATACCAGTTAGTGGCAGTGTCTGTGGCAATTGTAATGTTCATTCTCATGGCTGCTTTGTTCAGtatattagtgttgttttacCACAGAAGGGTTGTCCGAGTTATAAAAGCAAAAAGTAACCAACAGAACATCCAAAGTGACCAAGCAAacccacaacaacaacaacagcaaaatTCTCATCACTCGACTGTGGCATTTTTAAGACAATCAAGTTCTATCCAAGTGCAAGAAACAGATGTCTAG
- the LOC136237389 gene encoding probable ATP-dependent RNA helicase DDX10, which yields MKKHARVYHGDKGKKKTTHFKESKQPAWKKELKEIETVTSEYDVLEADDKLDITRFDDIPLSKRTRRGLEESKFYEPTLIQREGIPLGLCGQDILGAAKTGSGKTLAFLIPVLEKLWRERWSSLDGLGALLVSPTRELAYQTFEVLRKVGKYHDFSGGLVIGGKDLKVEQNHILRTNIVVCTPGRLLQHMDETPNFDCGNLKILVLDEADRILDLGFKTAMNAIIENLPMDRQTLLYSATQTKSVQDLARLSLKNPKYISTYEMSATITPKQLAQSYIVCELPQKLCVLYSFLHNHTKSKTIVFFSSCKQVKFTYEAFRRLRPGVPLMALYGKQKQLRRVAIYNDFCSREFAVLFCTDIAARGLDFPAVHWVVQADCPEDANTYVHRAGRTARFEKDGQALLFLLPSEEEKFVEQLQAKKVPINKIEVNPKKLQPIQGKLEAFCAQDGEMKHWAQKSFISYVRSVYLQSNKEVFNVHLLPMNEYALSLGLVQPPKVRFLQKAKKKFTTRDSDVDSDVDLVAEDVESETDETKMGTTSFNFRQDEKQTEDEDFLTLKKTVYPTGDIVEDSTNETRKRKMSSKISQAKKLVNKKLKLNTHVVFDDGDHLADKDEHDSESDFEGGIDVSKVKQVMKKRDKDDKKIERERVRSLHKAKRLKSKPKPKKVADDSDDQEVSVRLSNVEKEESSDTDNNYIEDEQLALHLLTST from the coding sequence ATGAAGAAGCACGCGCGCGTGTACCATGGTGATAAGGGCAAAAAGAAGACAACACATTTTAAGGAAAGCAAACAGCCAGCCTGGAAAAAAGAGCTTAAGGAAATAGAAACCGTTACATCGGAATATGACGTACTCGAAGCTGATGACAAGCTCGACATTACGAGGTTTGATGATATTCCGCTTTCTAAAAGAACGAGGCGTGGTCTAGAAGAATCTAAATTTTACGAACCAACCCTAATACAAAGAGAAGGTATTCCACTGGGTTTGTGTGGTCAAGATATTTTGGGTGCAGCTAAGACAGGCTCTGGTAAGACTCTAGCATTTCTAATTCCTGTGTTGGAGAAGTTGTGGAGAGAGAGATGGAGTAGTCTTGATGGATTGGGGGCATTGCTTGTATCTCCAACGAGAGAACTGGCTTATCAAACATTTGAGGTGCTACGAAAAGTGGGAAAGTATCATGACTTTTCTGGAGGGCTCGTGATTGGCGGAAAGGATTTGAAAGTAGAGCAGAACCATATTCTGAGAACTAACATTGTTGTGTGCACTCCAGGGAGACTTCTGCAACACATGGATGAGACTCCTAACTTTGACTGTGGAAACTTGAAGATATTGGTATTGGATGAAGCTGACCGCATATTAGATCTGGGATTTAAGACAGCCATGAATGCTATCATTGAAAACCTACCTATGGACAGACAGACACTGTTATACTCTGCTACCCAGACAAAATCTGTTCAAGATCTTGCACGACTTAGTCTGAAGAATCCCAAGTATATTTCTACATATGAGATGTCAGCAACAATCACACCAAAGCAACTAGCCCAAAGTTACATTGTTTGTGAGCTCCCACAAAAGTTGTGTGTTTTGTACTCTTTCCTACATAATCACACCAAATCCAAAACAATAGTCTTCTTCTCAAGTTGTAAGCAAGTTAAGTTCACTTATGAAGCGTTTCGTCGCTTGAGGCCTGGTGTGCCACTGATGGCACTTTACGGCAAGCAAAAACAACTGCGCCGTGTTGCAATTTATAATGACTTCTGTAGTAGAGAGTTTGCTGTGCTGTTTTGCACTGATATTGCTGCAAGAGGGTTAGACTTTCCTGCTGTCCATTGGGTAGTTCAGGCTGACTGCCCAGAAGATGccaatacatatgtacacagaGCAGGTAGGACTGCTCGATTTGAGAAAGATGGCCAGGCACTTTTATTCCTTTTACCATCAGAAGAAGAGAAGTTTGTTGAACAACTACAGGCCAAGAAGGTCCCCATTAACAAAATTGAGGTCAACCCAAAAAAGCTTCAGCCAATTCAGGGTAAACTAGAAGCCTTCTGTGCTCAGGATGGTGAAATGAAACATTGGGCCCAAAAGAGCTTTATTTCGTATGTCCGTTCAGTTTATTTGCAGTCAAACAAGGAAGTATTTAATGTACATTTGCTACCAATGAATGAGTATGCCTTGTCATTAGGTCTGGTCCAACCACCTAAAGTAAGGTTCTTACAGAAGGCTAAAAAGAAATTTACCACAAGGGATTCTGATGTTGATTCCGATGTAGATTTGGTGGCTGAGGATGTTGAAAGTGAAACTGACGAGACAAAAATGGGTACTACTTCCTTTAACTTCAGGCAAGATGAGAAACAAACTGAAGACGAAGACTTCCTGACATTGAAGAAAACTGTGTATCCAACAGGAGACATTGTTGAAGACAGCACTAATGAAACCAGGAAAAGAAAAATGTCCTCCAAAATATCACAGGCCAAGAAACTTGTCAACAAGAAACTGAAGCTAAATACTCACGTAGTGTTTGATGATGGCGACCACTTAGCTGACAAAGACGAGCATGATAGTGAGTCGGACTTTGAAGGTGGAATAGATGTTAGTAAAGTCAAGCAAGTGATGAAAAAAAGGGACAAAGATGACAAGAAAATAGAGAGAGAAAGAGTTAGGAGTTTACACAAAGCAAAGAGGTTGAAGTCGAAGCCCAAACCCAAGAAAGTTGCAGATGACTCTGATGACCAAGAAGTGTCTGTTCGCTTAAGTAATGTCGAAAAGGAAGAATCTTCAGACAcagataataattatattgaggATGAACAATTGGCCTTACACCTGCTAACTTCTACATAA